Proteins encoded in a region of the Manduca sexta isolate Smith_Timp_Sample1 chromosome 9, JHU_Msex_v1.0, whole genome shotgun sequence genome:
- the LOC115441355 gene encoding citron rho-interacting kinase isoform X3 gives MEPSKEAITLRITRLNRQILGKVTSGTSKFSKRTLDREALLDALTVLYDECNDDPVKKTDELVRAFVDKYRSTLAELRRTRVCYSDFEVLQTIGRGYFGEVHMVKEKQTGDVYALKTLRKEQARKQEITSVEDERDVLAAATSPWLPRLQYAFQDSNNLYLVMELCYGGDLAGLLARRNHPLSERDAAFYVAEVAHALKALHGMGYVHRDVKPHNILLDRCGHVKLGDLGSVGRLSGGGAAAAAGTADYVAPELLAAAHCAATHSVCLQYCGRVVTQAISACDYWSLGVVAFELVTLKRPFSKGDEDSMIEILSNIQKYERSPTAEPPFEPPPHGPSAAWRSLVGGLLRVQPARRYSYLDTLQHQALAHIPVHSIRDQVPPWVPLVRGAEDASWLVAPPRRPAPPSAAPFRTRPPFAGQLPFVGYSYVAPEDNDDSSGGFNASHDCTAIDLATFKSLEKLATMRSREIASLQGQLASAEASTAAAVERTRRELESDAERQRARLQADITALTLQNKRLERQVEVEKEERMALQRSNQELSSGIAERNNIVAREARAEVAQLQAERDGMREDMRRLETRIEELQAECASAVASAEAQRAQHQHYKDSVAKERAIRRQTLSGSEAEVRDAAARVAAAEASAAREARAREHAESTLAALEQQHRAVQDELDKATRELAAARESLSERQRVAETSSDQLKEVQQQLAQERFRASSLQAQVQELERGVEESARREAALEEQGARTESRLHDRLTAAEARAADALHEDARHREKVNTLEQLVRQLEREVTALENRVCTRCAARAAEEQARTTTGTNTSVTTRKSTGITANTSTEAAVSSTTATSDSNVAGPSGDAGAPVVREGRDSTDTARCDAHSDTESLADAAAASVAHAQLSLLKEQLERAETQLQARSEEIATLRQETRAANLARWRKEREYNELSVEAKSTARDLKRVEERVSGAIEARKAAEQKAASLQSELTALRPQYEQASAEAARLKEQLDKLKKMHEGAQAEVDRSRNDIRKLKSELQYSEKRRLHAEEQEELSSRERAQLRDELQQVRQHNTDLTENNKALQEACSLLEEQLTDLERLTDIHEVKNKDLESEVQRMRSELESCRARLADAERAAVERAAAADTATHQHMRARDEADHAACQLQLLQERLETRSQRVSELETSVAALEGALAARDAALRSAARRTADLLEESAALRTRAHHHHSHALALQAQLAEVQEELAAAREAAEAATAWWRTREAKSDATLRQQTKLIDFLQAKVEEANRKKCSLSNKLFGRSGRRNAASPPLRRANRELREEVERLRAKLATNSTNGDSYPPTPRREKPKPLTSNGFKSIDTPDSVDENTLQIVWPDGVRERYHANCANGVLVLTSGAKELRAKLHHMDPKNLPQNESNRAFSIKLENSALWSEAAVVCATIAARALWVSRLSTHSPRLSHSPRPPRAAARYTAAALTNVTNEPYTALYLAPHVFAIGCADGLYSLRTGVDIVWEISPPRTTDSNSISCLSATCGRALLVCGGVLAQAGLLQLGSTMRRASNLHPTVTLSPITLPDSNTPHIVKALSGDTMEGPCAAVASGRRVFLLRFDAAASEFKIFRSLTVDRLPNSLLLTNKCLYVAGEKPLKINLPSGALESFAMDELTVAAAARKHSPPKAILLIREKPIEILLCYAECGVFVDENGKRTRNEDPKWSSAIHAWEFINPFLYLVGEEKVTILYINEEVYKAPPCTCDTTSLTSTETDCCNSPQTFNLKLQEPQLLGTTPNGIIIRSKTDEGYEVSVIEGMPAFKSIGASIESLETISDTKGSSSDLAQSVSDLSPQEVSQESIEMTTGFLADIRKKARQLRLKNRKEQNADDVIKEILTTEVSLNRTSTGRKSPATNSEFDSDSTESEERTTNSTKCTADVCAEIFARQVRFQ, from the exons ATGGTGAAAGAAAAGCAGACAGGAGATGTATATGCATTGAAAACATTGCGTAAGGAACAGGCTCGGAAACAAGAAATAACTTCAGTAGAAGATGAGAGAGATGTACTCGCTGCGGCTACTAGTCCATGGCTTCCAAGACTGCAATATGCCTTTCAG GACAGCAACAATCTGTACTTAGTAATGGAACTGTGCTATGGTGGAGATCTGGCGGGACTCCTAGCTAGGCGTAACCACCCCTTGTCAGAGAGAGATGCTGCATTCTATGTGGCTGAGGTGGCTCATGCACTCAAAGCACTGCACGGCATGGGATATGTCCATAGAGATGTCAAACCACACAACATATTGCTAGATCG ATGCGGCCACGTGAAGCTGGGCGACCTGGGCTCGGTGGGGCGGCtgtcgggcggcggcgcggcggcggcggcgggcacGGCCGACTACGTGGCGCCCGAGCTGCTCGCCGCCGCGCACTGCGCCGCCACACACTCTGTCTGTCTCCAGTATTGTGGCCGCGTTGTTACACAGGCCATT TCGGCGTGCGACTACTGGTCGCTAGGAGTGGTCGCGTTTGAGCTCGTCACACTGAAGCGGCCCTTCTCTAAAGGAGATGAAGATTCCATGATTGAGATTCTCAGTAACATCCAAAA ATACGAGCGGTCGCCCACCGCCGAGCCGCCGTTCGAGCCGCCCCCTCACGGGCCGTCGGCCGCGTGGCGCTCGCTGGTGGGCGGCCTGCTGCGCGTGCAGCCCGCGCGCCGCTACTCCTACCTCGACACGCTGCAGCACCAGGCGCTTGCGCATATACCCGTGCACTCTATTAGAGATCAG GTACCGCCGTGGGTGCCGCTGGTGCGCGGCGCGGAGGACGCGTCGTGGCTGGTGGCGCCGCCGCGCCGACCCGCGCCACCCAGCGCCGCGCCCTTCCGCACCAGGCCACCCTTCGCAGGACAACTGCCTTTCGTCG gCTATTCATACGTGGCGCCGGAAGATAACGACGATAGTAGCGGCGGGTTTAATGCATCCCACGACTGCACCGCCATCGATTTGGCTACTTTTAA ATCACTAGAGAAGTTAGCGACGATGCGCAGCCGCGAGATCGCGTCGCTGCAAGGCCAGCTGGCGTCGGCGGAGGCGTCCACCGCCGCGGCCGTGGAGCGCACGCGCCGCGAGCTGGAGAGCGACGCCGAGCGGCAGCGCGCCCGTCTGCAGGCCGACATTACTGCGCTCACGCTGCAAAACAA GCGGCTTGAGCGCCAAGTTGAAGTAGAAAAAGAGGAACGCATGGCCCTACAACGAAGCAACCAGGAACTAAGCTCAGGCATAGCAGAGCGTAACAACATAGTGGCGAGAGAGGCGCGGGCGGAAGTGGCGCAGCTGCAAGCCGAAAGGGACGGCATGAGGGAGGACATGCGGCGGCTGGAGACGCGGATCGAGGAGCTGCAGGCGGAGTGCGCAAGCGCCGTAGCCAGCGCGGAGGCGCAACGCGCTCAGCATCAACATTATAAG GACAGCGTAGCCAAAGAGCGTGCGATTCGGCGTCAGACGTTAAGCGGAAGCGAGGCAGAGGTTCGCGATGCGGCCGCGCGCGTCGCCGCCGCCGAGGCCAGCGCCGCCAGGGAAGCGCGCGCCAGGGAACACGCCGAGAGCACACTCGCCGCGCTCGAGCAGCAGCACAGGGCAGTACAGGACGAGCTCGACAAGGCGACTCGCGAGCTAGCGGCTGCACGG GAGTCTCTTAGTGAGAGACAGCGCGTCGCCGAGACGTCGTCTGATCAGCTGAAGGAAGTTCAACAACAGTTGGCGCAAGAACGCTTCCGTGCATCTTCTTTACAAGCTCAAGTACAG GAGTTGGAGCGCGGCGTGGAGGAGTCCGCGCGGCGCGAGGCGGCGCTCGAGGAGCAGGGCGCGCGCACCGAGTCGCGCCTGCACGACCGGCTCACCGCCGCCGAGGCGCGCGCCGCCGACGCGCTGCACGAGGACGCACGCCACAGGGAAAAG GTCAACACGTTAGAGCAACTGGTCCGACAGCTAGAACGCGAAGTTACCGCTTTGGAAAATCGCGTGTGTACACGATGTGCGGCACGAGCTGCAGAGGAGCAAGCTAGAACCACCACTGGCACTAACACAAGTGTTACAACTCGCAAATCGACTGGCATAACTGCTAACACATCTACTGAGGCGGCAGTCAGTAGTACTACTGCTACGTCTGATAGTAATGTAGCTGGTCCCTCTGGAGATGCTGGAGCGCCAGTGGTGCGAGAAGGTAGAGACAGCACAGACACTGCCCGCTGCGACGCGCACAGCGACACCGAGAGCTTAGCAGACGCGGCAGCGGCGAGCGTGGCGCACGCGCAACTCTCATTGCTCAAGGAACAACTCGAACGAGCTGAGACGCAACTGCAG gCTAGATCTGAAGAAATTGCGACTTTACGACAAGAAACCAGAGCAGCGAACTTAGCGAGATGGAGAAAG GAACGTGAATACAACGAATTATCAGTGGAAGCTAAGTCTACCGCTCGAGACCTCAAACGCGTAGAAGAGCGTGTATCAGGCGCGATAGAGGCTCGCAAGGCGGCGGAACAGAAGGCAGCGAGTCTGCAGAGCGAGCTCACCGCGTTACGTCCACAGTACGAACAAGCCAGCGCGGAGGCCGCGAGGCTGAAGGAACAGTTGGACAAGTTGAAGAAGATGCACGAAGGGGCACAGGCTGAAGTCGACAG ATCCCGAAACGACATCCGCAAATTGAAGAGCGAGCTACAATACAGCGAGAAACGGCGGCTGCACGCCGAAGAACAGGAGGAGCTCTCCAGCCGCGAGCGAGCTCAGCTGAGGGACGAGCTGCAGCAGGTCCGCCAACACAACACCGACCTAACCGAG aaCAACAAAGCATTACAAGAAGCGTGTAGCTTGCTGGAGGAACAGCTAACAGACTTGGAGAGGCTCACAGACATTCACgaagttaaaaataaagatctcgag AGTGAAGTGCAGCGCATGCGGTCGGAGCTGGAGAGTTGTCGCGCGCGCCTCGCGGACGCAGAGCGCGCGGCCGTggagcgcgccgccgccgccgacacCGCCACCCACCAACACATGCGCGCCAGGGACGAGGCCGACCACGCCGCCTGCCAGCTGCAGCTCCTACAG GAGAGATTGGAGACGCGGTCGCAGCGCGTGTCAGAGCTGGAGACGTCGGTGGCGGCGCTGGAGGGCGCTCTGGCCGCCCGCGATGCTGCCCTGcgcagcgccgcgcgccgcaCCGCCGACCTACTGGAGGAGAGCGCCGCATTGCGCACGCGCGCGCACCACCACCACTCCCACGCGCTCGCACTGCAGGCGCAGCTCGCCGAAGTGCAG GAGGAGTTGGCGGCAGCTCGTGAGGCGGCCGAAGCGGCAACGGCGTGGTGGCGCACCCGAGAGGCCAAGTCCGACGCCACGCTGCGACAACAGACTAAACTCATCGACTTCCTTCAG GCTAAAGTTGAAGAAGCTAATCGCAAAAAGTGTTCTCTGAGCAACAAACTATTCGGTCGGTCAGGACGACGGAACGCTGCCTCGCCACCACTTCGACGTGCTAACAG AGAACTTCGTGAAGAGGTTGAAAGACTTCGCGCTAAACTAGCCACGAATAGCACTAATGGAGACAG CTACCCACCCACGCCTAGAAGAGAGAAGCCTAAACCACTAACAAGTAATGg ATTTAAAAGCATAGACACTCCCGACAGTGTCGATGAAAATACGCTGCAGATTGTATG GCCGGATGGTGTACGAGAGCGTTACCACGCCAATTGTGCGAATGGTGTGTTGGTTTTGACCAGTGGTGCTAAAGAGTTGCGCGCTAAGTTACATCATATGGATCCGAAGAACTTGCCGCAAAACGAATCCAACAGAGCCTTTTCc ATCAAGTTGGAGAACAGTGCGCTGTGGTCGGAGGCGGCGGTGGTGTGCGCCACCATTGCGGCGCGTGCGCTGTGGGTGTCGCGCCTCTCGACGCACTCCCCGCGCCTCTCGCACTCCCCGCGCCCaccccgcgccgccgcgcgtTATACTGCAGCCGCGCTGACTAACGTGACAAACGAGCCATACACCGCACTCTATCTCGCCCCTCATGTGTTCGCCATAG GTTGCGCCGACGGTCTATACTCGCTGCGCACCGGCGTCGATATCGTGTGGGAGATTTCGCCTCCGCGTACGACAGACAGTAACAGTATAAGCTGTTTGAGCGCCACGTGTGGGCGGGCGCTGCTAGTGTGCGGCGGCGTGCTGGCGCAGGCGGGCCTGCTGCAGCTCGGCTCCACCATGCGCCGCGCCAGCAACCTGCACCCTACGGTCACTCTCAGCCCCATTACACTACCTGATTCCAACACTCCGCATATTGTTAAG GCATTATCTGGCGATACAATGGAAGGTCCGTGTGCAGCGGTGGCTAGCGGTCGCCGCGTATTCTTGTTGCGATTCGACGCCGCCGCCTCCGAATTCAAAATATTCCGCTCCTTAACTGTAGACAGGCTGCCAAACTCGCTTTTGCTCACTAATAAATGTCTCTACGTAGCAGGGGAGAAgcctttgaaaataaatttaccatCCGGTGCGCTAGAATCGTTCGCCATGGATGAACTAACCGTCGCTGCAGCAGCTAGAAAACATTCGCCTCCTAAAGCTATATTGTTAATTCGAGAAAAACCAATCGAAATTCTTCTCTGTTACGCCGAATGCGGCGTATTCGTTGATGAGAATGGGAAGCGCACGCGTAACGAAGATCCCAAGTGGAGTTCGGCTATACACGCATGGGAATTCATCAACCCATTCTTATACTTAGTTGGAGAAGAAAAAGTGACAATACTTTACATAAACGAAGAAGTTTATAAAGCTCCGCCGTGCACTTGCGACACGACCTCACTAACATCAACTGAAACCGACTGCTGTAACTCGCCACAGACCTTCAATTTGAAACTCCAAGAACCGCAGTTATTAGGCACAACTCCAAATGGTATCATAATACGATCCAAAACCGATGAAGGTTACGAGGTGTCAGTCATAGAAGGTATGCCTGCGTTCAAGAGCATTGGCGCATCTATTGAATCGTTAGAAACTATTTCTGATACAAAAGGATCTTCGTCGGATTTAGCGCAGTCCGTGTCTGATCTATCGCCCCAAGAAGTGTCACAGGAAAGTATAGAAATGACAACAGGATTCCTTGCAGACATAAGAAAGAAAGCGCGACAGTTGCGGCTTAAGAATCGTAAAGAACAAAACGCAGATGACGTCATTAAAGAAATTCTGACCACTGAAGTGAGTTTGAATCGCACATCGACCGGCAGGAAATCACCCGCTACTAATTCTGAATTCGATTCAGATTCCACGGAAAGCGAAGAAAGGACCACCAACTCAACTAAATGCACTGCGGACGTTTGTGCCGAGATTTTTGCGAGACAAGTGAGATTCCAGTAA
- the LOC115441355 gene encoding citron rho-interacting kinase isoform X1, whose protein sequence is MEPSKEAITLRITRLNRQILGKVTSGTSKFSKRTLDREALLDALTVLYDECNDDPVKKTDELVRAFVDKYRSTLAELRRTRVCYSDFEVLQTIGRGYFGEVHMVKEKQTGDVYALKTLRKEQARKQEITSVEDERDVLAAATSPWLPRLQYAFQDSNNLYLVMELCYGGDLAGLLARRNHPLSERDAAFYVAEVAHALKALHGMGYVHRDVKPHNILLDRCGHVKLGDLGSVGRLSGGGAAAAAGTADYVAPELLAAAHCAATHSVCLQYCGRVVTQAISACDYWSLGVVAFELVTLKRPFSKGDEDSMIEILSNIQKYERSPTAEPPFEPPPHGPSAAWRSLVGGLLRVQPARRYSYLDTLQHQALAHIPVHSIRDQVPPWVPLVRGAEDASWLVAPPRRPAPPSAAPFRTRPPFAGQLPFVGYSYVAPEDNDDSSGGFNASHDCTAIDLATFKSLEKLATMRSREIASLQGQLASAEASTAAAVERTRRELESDAERQRARLQADITALTLQNKRLERQVEVEKEERMALQRSNQELSSGIAERNNIVAREARAEVAQLQAERDGMREDMRRLETRIEELQAECASAVASAEAQRAQHQHYKNIIEQVRDLRHRRLTEINVRAIDSVAKERAIRRQTLSGSEAEVRDAAARVAAAEASAAREARAREHAESTLAALEQQHRAVQDELDKATRELAAARESLSERQRVAETSSDQLKEVQQQLAQERFRASSLQAQVQELERGVEESARREAALEEQGARTESRLHDRLTAAEARAADALHEDARHREKVNTLEQLVRQLEREVTALENRVCTRCAARAAEEQARTTTGTNTSVTTRKSTGITANTSTEAAVSSTTATSDSNVAGPSGDAGAPVVREGRDSTDTARCDAHSDTESLADAAAASVAHAQLSLLKEQLERAETQLQARSEEIATLRQETRAANLARWRKEREYNELSVEAKSTARDLKRVEERVSGAIEARKAAEQKAASLQSELTALRPQYEQASAEAARLKEQLDKLKKMHEGAQAEVDRSRNDIRKLKSELQYSEKRRLHAEEQEELSSRERAQLRDELQQVRQHNTDLTENNKALQEACSLLEEQLTDLERLTDIHEVKNKDLESEVQRMRSELESCRARLADAERAAVERAAAADTATHQHMRARDEADHAACQLQLLQERLETRSQRVSELETSVAALEGALAARDAALRSAARRTADLLEESAALRTRAHHHHSHALALQAQLAEVQEELAAAREAAEAATAWWRTREAKSDATLRQQTKLIDFLQAKVEEANRKKCSLSNKLFGRSGRRNAASPPLRRANRELREEVERLRAKLATNSTNGDSYPPTPRREKPKPLTSNGFKSIDTPDSVDENTLQIVWPDGVRERYHANCANGVLVLTSGAKELRAKLHHMDPKNLPQNESNRAFSIKLENSALWSEAAVVCATIAARALWVSRLSTHSPRLSHSPRPPRAAARYTAAALTNVTNEPYTALYLAPHVFAIGCADGLYSLRTGVDIVWEISPPRTTDSNSISCLSATCGRALLVCGGVLAQAGLLQLGSTMRRASNLHPTVTLSPITLPDSNTPHIVKALSGDTMEGPCAAVASGRRVFLLRFDAAASEFKIFRSLTVDRLPNSLLLTNKCLYVAGEKPLKINLPSGALESFAMDELTVAAAARKHSPPKAILLIREKPIEILLCYAECGVFVDENGKRTRNEDPKWSSAIHAWEFINPFLYLVGEEKVTILYINEEVYKAPPCTCDTTSLTSTETDCCNSPQTFNLKLQEPQLLGTTPNGIIIRSKTDEGYEVSVIEGMPAFKSIGASIESLETISDTKGSSSDLAQSVSDLSPQEVSQESIEMTTGFLADIRKKARQLRLKNRKEQNADDVIKEILTTEVSLNRTSTGRKSPATNSEFDSDSTESEERTTNSTKCTADVCAEIFARQVRFQ, encoded by the exons ATGGTGAAAGAAAAGCAGACAGGAGATGTATATGCATTGAAAACATTGCGTAAGGAACAGGCTCGGAAACAAGAAATAACTTCAGTAGAAGATGAGAGAGATGTACTCGCTGCGGCTACTAGTCCATGGCTTCCAAGACTGCAATATGCCTTTCAG GACAGCAACAATCTGTACTTAGTAATGGAACTGTGCTATGGTGGAGATCTGGCGGGACTCCTAGCTAGGCGTAACCACCCCTTGTCAGAGAGAGATGCTGCATTCTATGTGGCTGAGGTGGCTCATGCACTCAAAGCACTGCACGGCATGGGATATGTCCATAGAGATGTCAAACCACACAACATATTGCTAGATCG ATGCGGCCACGTGAAGCTGGGCGACCTGGGCTCGGTGGGGCGGCtgtcgggcggcggcgcggcggcggcggcgggcacGGCCGACTACGTGGCGCCCGAGCTGCTCGCCGCCGCGCACTGCGCCGCCACACACTCTGTCTGTCTCCAGTATTGTGGCCGCGTTGTTACACAGGCCATT TCGGCGTGCGACTACTGGTCGCTAGGAGTGGTCGCGTTTGAGCTCGTCACACTGAAGCGGCCCTTCTCTAAAGGAGATGAAGATTCCATGATTGAGATTCTCAGTAACATCCAAAA ATACGAGCGGTCGCCCACCGCCGAGCCGCCGTTCGAGCCGCCCCCTCACGGGCCGTCGGCCGCGTGGCGCTCGCTGGTGGGCGGCCTGCTGCGCGTGCAGCCCGCGCGCCGCTACTCCTACCTCGACACGCTGCAGCACCAGGCGCTTGCGCATATACCCGTGCACTCTATTAGAGATCAG GTACCGCCGTGGGTGCCGCTGGTGCGCGGCGCGGAGGACGCGTCGTGGCTGGTGGCGCCGCCGCGCCGACCCGCGCCACCCAGCGCCGCGCCCTTCCGCACCAGGCCACCCTTCGCAGGACAACTGCCTTTCGTCG gCTATTCATACGTGGCGCCGGAAGATAACGACGATAGTAGCGGCGGGTTTAATGCATCCCACGACTGCACCGCCATCGATTTGGCTACTTTTAA ATCACTAGAGAAGTTAGCGACGATGCGCAGCCGCGAGATCGCGTCGCTGCAAGGCCAGCTGGCGTCGGCGGAGGCGTCCACCGCCGCGGCCGTGGAGCGCACGCGCCGCGAGCTGGAGAGCGACGCCGAGCGGCAGCGCGCCCGTCTGCAGGCCGACATTACTGCGCTCACGCTGCAAAACAA GCGGCTTGAGCGCCAAGTTGAAGTAGAAAAAGAGGAACGCATGGCCCTACAACGAAGCAACCAGGAACTAAGCTCAGGCATAGCAGAGCGTAACAACATAGTGGCGAGAGAGGCGCGGGCGGAAGTGGCGCAGCTGCAAGCCGAAAGGGACGGCATGAGGGAGGACATGCGGCGGCTGGAGACGCGGATCGAGGAGCTGCAGGCGGAGTGCGCAAGCGCCGTAGCCAGCGCGGAGGCGCAACGCGCTCAGCATCAACATTATAAG AATATAATAGAACAGGTCCGGGACCTACGCCACAGAAGACTGACGGAAATCAACGTGCGCGCCATT GACAGCGTAGCCAAAGAGCGTGCGATTCGGCGTCAGACGTTAAGCGGAAGCGAGGCAGAGGTTCGCGATGCGGCCGCGCGCGTCGCCGCCGCCGAGGCCAGCGCCGCCAGGGAAGCGCGCGCCAGGGAACACGCCGAGAGCACACTCGCCGCGCTCGAGCAGCAGCACAGGGCAGTACAGGACGAGCTCGACAAGGCGACTCGCGAGCTAGCGGCTGCACGG GAGTCTCTTAGTGAGAGACAGCGCGTCGCCGAGACGTCGTCTGATCAGCTGAAGGAAGTTCAACAACAGTTGGCGCAAGAACGCTTCCGTGCATCTTCTTTACAAGCTCAAGTACAG GAGTTGGAGCGCGGCGTGGAGGAGTCCGCGCGGCGCGAGGCGGCGCTCGAGGAGCAGGGCGCGCGCACCGAGTCGCGCCTGCACGACCGGCTCACCGCCGCCGAGGCGCGCGCCGCCGACGCGCTGCACGAGGACGCACGCCACAGGGAAAAG GTCAACACGTTAGAGCAACTGGTCCGACAGCTAGAACGCGAAGTTACCGCTTTGGAAAATCGCGTGTGTACACGATGTGCGGCACGAGCTGCAGAGGAGCAAGCTAGAACCACCACTGGCACTAACACAAGTGTTACAACTCGCAAATCGACTGGCATAACTGCTAACACATCTACTGAGGCGGCAGTCAGTAGTACTACTGCTACGTCTGATAGTAATGTAGCTGGTCCCTCTGGAGATGCTGGAGCGCCAGTGGTGCGAGAAGGTAGAGACAGCACAGACACTGCCCGCTGCGACGCGCACAGCGACACCGAGAGCTTAGCAGACGCGGCAGCGGCGAGCGTGGCGCACGCGCAACTCTCATTGCTCAAGGAACAACTCGAACGAGCTGAGACGCAACTGCAG gCTAGATCTGAAGAAATTGCGACTTTACGACAAGAAACCAGAGCAGCGAACTTAGCGAGATGGAGAAAG GAACGTGAATACAACGAATTATCAGTGGAAGCTAAGTCTACCGCTCGAGACCTCAAACGCGTAGAAGAGCGTGTATCAGGCGCGATAGAGGCTCGCAAGGCGGCGGAACAGAAGGCAGCGAGTCTGCAGAGCGAGCTCACCGCGTTACGTCCACAGTACGAACAAGCCAGCGCGGAGGCCGCGAGGCTGAAGGAACAGTTGGACAAGTTGAAGAAGATGCACGAAGGGGCACAGGCTGAAGTCGACAG ATCCCGAAACGACATCCGCAAATTGAAGAGCGAGCTACAATACAGCGAGAAACGGCGGCTGCACGCCGAAGAACAGGAGGAGCTCTCCAGCCGCGAGCGAGCTCAGCTGAGGGACGAGCTGCAGCAGGTCCGCCAACACAACACCGACCTAACCGAG aaCAACAAAGCATTACAAGAAGCGTGTAGCTTGCTGGAGGAACAGCTAACAGACTTGGAGAGGCTCACAGACATTCACgaagttaaaaataaagatctcgag AGTGAAGTGCAGCGCATGCGGTCGGAGCTGGAGAGTTGTCGCGCGCGCCTCGCGGACGCAGAGCGCGCGGCCGTggagcgcgccgccgccgccgacacCGCCACCCACCAACACATGCGCGCCAGGGACGAGGCCGACCACGCCGCCTGCCAGCTGCAGCTCCTACAG GAGAGATTGGAGACGCGGTCGCAGCGCGTGTCAGAGCTGGAGACGTCGGTGGCGGCGCTGGAGGGCGCTCTGGCCGCCCGCGATGCTGCCCTGcgcagcgccgcgcgccgcaCCGCCGACCTACTGGAGGAGAGCGCCGCATTGCGCACGCGCGCGCACCACCACCACTCCCACGCGCTCGCACTGCAGGCGCAGCTCGCCGAAGTGCAG GAGGAGTTGGCGGCAGCTCGTGAGGCGGCCGAAGCGGCAACGGCGTGGTGGCGCACCCGAGAGGCCAAGTCCGACGCCACGCTGCGACAACAGACTAAACTCATCGACTTCCTTCAG GCTAAAGTTGAAGAAGCTAATCGCAAAAAGTGTTCTCTGAGCAACAAACTATTCGGTCGGTCAGGACGACGGAACGCTGCCTCGCCACCACTTCGACGTGCTAACAG AGAACTTCGTGAAGAGGTTGAAAGACTTCGCGCTAAACTAGCCACGAATAGCACTAATGGAGACAG CTACCCACCCACGCCTAGAAGAGAGAAGCCTAAACCACTAACAAGTAATGg ATTTAAAAGCATAGACACTCCCGACAGTGTCGATGAAAATACGCTGCAGATTGTATG GCCGGATGGTGTACGAGAGCGTTACCACGCCAATTGTGCGAATGGTGTGTTGGTTTTGACCAGTGGTGCTAAAGAGTTGCGCGCTAAGTTACATCATATGGATCCGAAGAACTTGCCGCAAAACGAATCCAACAGAGCCTTTTCc ATCAAGTTGGAGAACAGTGCGCTGTGGTCGGAGGCGGCGGTGGTGTGCGCCACCATTGCGGCGCGTGCGCTGTGGGTGTCGCGCCTCTCGACGCACTCCCCGCGCCTCTCGCACTCCCCGCGCCCaccccgcgccgccgcgcgtTATACTGCAGCCGCGCTGACTAACGTGACAAACGAGCCATACACCGCACTCTATCTCGCCCCTCATGTGTTCGCCATAG GTTGCGCCGACGGTCTATACTCGCTGCGCACCGGCGTCGATATCGTGTGGGAGATTTCGCCTCCGCGTACGACAGACAGTAACAGTATAAGCTGTTTGAGCGCCACGTGTGGGCGGGCGCTGCTAGTGTGCGGCGGCGTGCTGGCGCAGGCGGGCCTGCTGCAGCTCGGCTCCACCATGCGCCGCGCCAGCAACCTGCACCCTACGGTCACTCTCAGCCCCATTACACTACCTGATTCCAACACTCCGCATATTGTTAAG GCATTATCTGGCGATACAATGGAAGGTCCGTGTGCAGCGGTGGCTAGCGGTCGCCGCGTATTCTTGTTGCGATTCGACGCCGCCGCCTCCGAATTCAAAATATTCCGCTCCTTAACTGTAGACAGGCTGCCAAACTCGCTTTTGCTCACTAATAAATGTCTCTACGTAGCAGGGGAGAAgcctttgaaaataaatttaccatCCGGTGCGCTAGAATCGTTCGCCATGGATGAACTAACCGTCGCTGCAGCAGCTAGAAAACATTCGCCTCCTAAAGCTATATTGTTAATTCGAGAAAAACCAATCGAAATTCTTCTCTGTTACGCCGAATGCGGCGTATTCGTTGATGAGAATGGGAAGCGCACGCGTAACGAAGATCCCAAGTGGAGTTCGGCTATACACGCATGGGAATTCATCAACCCATTCTTATACTTAGTTGGAGAAGAAAAAGTGACAATACTTTACATAAACGAAGAAGTTTATAAAGCTCCGCCGTGCACTTGCGACACGACCTCACTAACATCAACTGAAACCGACTGCTGTAACTCGCCACAGACCTTCAATTTGAAACTCCAAGAACCGCAGTTATTAGGCACAACTCCAAATGGTATCATAATACGATCCAAAACCGATGAAGGTTACGAGGTGTCAGTCATAGAAGGTATGCCTGCGTTCAAGAGCATTGGCGCATCTATTGAATCGTTAGAAACTATTTCTGATACAAAAGGATCTTCGTCGGATTTAGCGCAGTCCGTGTCTGATCTATCGCCCCAAGAAGTGTCACAGGAAAGTATAGAAATGACAACAGGATTCCTTGCAGACATAAGAAAGAAAGCGCGACAGTTGCGGCTTAAGAATCGTAAAGAACAAAACGCAGATGACGTCATTAAAGAAATTCTGACCACTGAAGTGAGTTTGAATCGCACATCGACCGGCAGGAAATCACCCGCTACTAATTCTGAATTCGATTCAGATTCCACGGAAAGCGAAGAAAGGACCACCAACTCAACTAAATGCACTGCGGACGTTTGTGCCGAGATTTTTGCGAGACAAGTGAGATTCCAGTAA